In the genome of Myxococcus stipitatus, one region contains:
- a CDS encoding ParB/RepB/Spo0J family partition protein: MVKADQKRALGRGLSALIPQAAPGKGGDAAANKAGVIKLPIESIHRDKEQPRRHFDEEKLKELTESIKAQGILMPILVRKDQDGYRIIAGERRWRASQAAGLKEVPVIIKEVSEVQAFELALVENLQRADLNPIEEAEGYKRLAEEFKLSQEQISQRVGKERSTVANALRLLALPADVKNMVADGSLSMGHARALLGVPRLPEMQNLAKQVAEKKLSVRDTERLVQQSRSHGKKDAGKTPPKQSPQVKSLVEELQRRLGTKVRLTERSPGKGTIEVDFFSYDDLDRLLKLLRKE, translated from the coding sequence TTGGTGAAAGCAGACCAGAAACGAGCCCTTGGCCGCGGACTCTCCGCGCTCATCCCCCAGGCCGCTCCCGGCAAGGGCGGTGACGCGGCCGCGAACAAGGCCGGCGTCATCAAGCTCCCCATCGAGTCCATCCATCGGGACAAGGAGCAGCCCCGCCGCCACTTCGACGAGGAGAAGCTCAAGGAGCTCACCGAGTCCATCAAGGCCCAGGGCATCCTCATGCCCATCCTCGTCCGCAAGGACCAGGACGGCTACCGCATCATCGCCGGCGAGCGCCGCTGGCGCGCCTCCCAGGCCGCGGGCCTCAAGGAGGTCCCCGTCATCATCAAGGAGGTCTCCGAGGTCCAGGCCTTCGAGCTCGCCCTCGTCGAGAACCTCCAGCGCGCCGACCTCAACCCCATCGAAGAGGCGGAGGGCTACAAGCGCCTGGCGGAGGAGTTCAAGCTCTCCCAGGAGCAGATCAGCCAGCGCGTGGGCAAGGAGCGCTCCACCGTCGCCAACGCCCTGCGACTGCTCGCGCTGCCCGCGGACGTGAAGAACATGGTCGCGGATGGCTCCCTGAGCATGGGCCACGCGCGCGCGCTGCTGGGCGTTCCCCGCTTGCCGGAGATGCAGAACCTGGCCAAGCAGGTGGCGGAGAAGAAGCTCTCCGTGCGTGACACGGAGCGCCTGGTCCAGCAGAGTCGCTCCCACGGCAAGAAGGATGCGGGCAAGACGCCGCCGAAGCAGAGCCCGCAGGTGAAGTCCTTGGTGGAGGAGCTCCAGCGCCGCTTGGGGACCAAGGTCCGGTTGACCGAAAGAAGCCCCGGAAAGGGCACCATCGAGGTGGACTTCTTCTCCTACGATGACCTGGACCGGCTGTTGAAGCTGCTCAGGAAGGAGTAG
- a CDS encoding ParA family protein has protein sequence MGRIICISNQKGGVGKTTTAINLAASLASAERRTLLVDMDPQGNAGSGLGLKQDKLHGTIYDALLNGRPMKELFHPTELRYLQVVPATPDLTGAEVELVGQENREFRLRDALRPLASEFDYIIIDCPPSLGLLTLNALSAADSVLIPLQCEYYALEGLSQLTHTIDLVKQGLNPDLKMEGILLTMFDARANIAHQVVEEVRGYFKDQVFQVVVPRNVRLSECPSFGKPIILYDIKSKGCESYLALGRELMKRDTPKSPRRRVA, from the coding sequence GTGGGTCGAATCATCTGCATCTCCAATCAGAAGGGCGGCGTGGGCAAGACGACCACCGCCATCAACCTCGCCGCGAGCCTGGCCTCCGCAGAACGCCGCACGCTCCTGGTCGACATGGACCCGCAAGGCAACGCGGGCAGCGGCCTGGGCCTCAAGCAGGACAAGCTCCACGGCACCATCTACGACGCGCTCCTCAATGGTCGCCCCATGAAGGAGCTCTTCCACCCGACCGAGCTGCGCTACCTCCAGGTCGTCCCCGCCACCCCCGACCTCACCGGCGCCGAAGTCGAGCTCGTCGGCCAGGAGAACCGCGAGTTCCGCCTCCGCGATGCCCTGCGCCCGCTCGCCTCCGAGTTCGACTACATCATCATCGACTGCCCGCCCTCGCTCGGCCTGCTCACCCTCAACGCCCTGTCCGCCGCGGACTCCGTCCTCATCCCGCTGCAGTGCGAGTACTACGCGCTCGAGGGCCTCTCCCAGCTCACCCACACCATCGACCTGGTGAAGCAGGGCCTCAACCCCGACCTCAAGATGGAGGGCATCCTCCTCACCATGTTCGACGCGCGCGCGAACATCGCCCACCAGGTCGTCGAGGAAGTGCGCGGCTACTTCAAGGACCAGGTCTTCCAGGTCGTCGTCCCGCGCAACGTGCGCCTGTCCGAGTGCCCGTCCTTCGGCAAGCCCATCATCCTCTATGACATCAAGTCGAAGGGCTGCGAGAGCTACCTCGCCCTCGGCCGGGAGCTGATGAAGCGCGACACCCCCAAGTCCCCCCGCAGGCGGGTGGCCTGA
- the bacM gene encoding bactofilin BacM produces the protein MALLGGKKDEAPSRPLFKREEESVSQRSGEVHTLLGKGSEFEGKLTFEGQVRIDGKFQGQIITKDVLVIGDGAKVQAEIQAGTVIINGQVEGNVKATQIIELKTPGRVKGNLETPSLSMDRGVIFEGSLKMENLGNNASRPPPPGGEKK, from the coding sequence GTGGCGCTCCTTGGCGGGAAGAAAGACGAAGCACCCAGCAGGCCTCTGTTCAAGCGGGAGGAGGAATCCGTGTCGCAGCGCTCTGGTGAGGTTCATACGCTTCTGGGCAAGGGAAGCGAGTTCGAGGGGAAGCTCACCTTCGAGGGACAGGTCCGTATCGACGGAAAGTTCCAGGGGCAGATCATCACCAAGGACGTGCTCGTCATTGGGGATGGCGCCAAGGTCCAGGCTGAAATCCAGGCCGGCACCGTCATCATCAACGGGCAGGTCGAAGGCAACGTGAAGGCGACCCAGATCATCGAGCTCAAGACGCCGGGCCGCGTGAAGGGCAACCTGGAGACGCCGTCGCTGTCCATGGACCGCGGGGTCATCTTCGAGGGCTCGCTGAAGATGGAGAACCTGGGCAACAACGCGTCCCGTCCTCCTCCCCCCGGCGGCGAGAAGAAGTAG